Proteins encoded together in one Polypterus senegalus isolate Bchr_013 chromosome 16, ASM1683550v1, whole genome shotgun sequence window:
- the armc1l gene encoding armadillo repeat containing 1, like, whose translation MMDALTVVTQLRDLASEPHNQESILQDKACLSGLVLFLDHQDIQVVYCALQALRYLAEFHSSREQMKNELGMMVSLEKLTEQTDTIEEIPLLAKEVYNILNTSTTESLRTPEPPKRKMKQQFFINSSNKKAKSITLHIQGLDDKNHRGLCEDALLKVKGVISFTFQMPLKRCTVRIRSDLPTECLGEAIAATKVLKAHQVVKNETGEEVYVPFGPAHAVIEENSFLPDYLPEEESPEKEVTTALARTGAKQEGAGGGGWLNAATNFLTKTFYW comes from the exons ATGATGGATGCATTGACTGTTGTGACACAACTGAGAGACTTGGCGTCGGAGCCCCACAACCAAGAAAGTATTCTTCAAGATAAAGCATGTCTTTCAGGCCTGGTTTTATTCCTAGACCACCAAGACATTCAGGTGGTGTACTGTGCCTTGCAG GCGCTCAGATACCTGGCTGAGTTTCATTCTAGCCGAGAACAAATGAAAAACGAATTGGGAATGATGGTGAGCCTAGAGAAGCTGACTGAACA AACTGACACCATTGAGGAAATTCCATTATTAGCAAAGGAAGTGTACAATATTTTAAACACGTCTACTACTGAGTCTCTCCGAACCCCAGAGCCCCCCAAAAGGAAGATGAAGCAGCAGTTTTTCATTAACAGCTCAAACAAGAAGGCCAAGTCCATTACACTTCATATTCAAGGACTGGATGACAAA AATCATCGTGGTCTTTGTGAAGATGCCTTGTTAAAGGTCAAGGGTGTGATCAGCTTTACTTTTCAAATGCCTCTTAAACGATGCACTGTGCGGATTCGATCAGATCTGCCAACAGAG TGTTTGGGGGAAGCCATTGCAGCAACCAAGGTGCTAAAAGCACACCAAGTTGTGAAAAATGAAACTGGAGAAGag GTTTATGTTCCATTTGGACCTGCGCATGCTGTTATTGAGGAAAACTCTTTCTTGCCAGATTATTTGCCTGAGGAAGAGAGCCCAGAAAAAGAGGTCACCACTGCCCTGGCACGCACCGGCGCCAAGCAGGAGGGGGCCGGTGGCGGTGGGTGGCTGAATGCGGCTACCAACTTTCTGACTAAAACGTTTTACTGGTGA